A DNA window from Arachis duranensis cultivar V14167 chromosome 3, aradu.V14167.gnm2.J7QH, whole genome shotgun sequence contains the following coding sequences:
- the LOC107478030 gene encoding uncharacterized protein LOC107478030 isoform X2 — MPFTKNFIGRASSLIEKSFIYLETNYMILKTLMEEKQLDFNQPLLSVRRFSSTVVASESDSQRKTNKSSAPKLPPLPVYKSELKSGPVSNPGTVPFVWEKSPGRPKEEGKSETLLLERHVITPKLPPGRASKVEQKDSDKVPKATLVTQSGIGSNISSSQSCSSSDNKVTTKHESIKEIIQEKTSSGSDDGDETYQDALDTLSRTESFFMTCSVSGLSAWDEQEVQLSTSFSANQQARDFMIGRFLPAAKAMASETSQVQYTSKKPLVMKEQPRLVKKVVNGEKPRPLNPKWQNVMPHYAQNIGREESEYESDDNDIAENFAPKVCGLFPRFCLLNPMPGLRMEDRILNSPVHRMHGASQRTTAKQHTGTANYGKSLAGTQSGFTKEKDSAGIPEKSNNVIDPHRRGCSDFSSAERTRFESICESPVVEKTLYVDSVRKVKSSTSCSSEIKGQINQVNQRRDNFKTSRNDSVIDKNPIINYSLEDCKPVDIADEKTRLTPESLMSLDSSRLLCSDNSSNNMKVEIENNSNTTYLEKEGLTKTGYKENNLDHELVVTSSQKIIGSKQTESQSRFPGSKRSYKDQTMNPMSQRNLKLTGDSEVDPKIHGATESVDQECAQSSSQDDNNTLASDGKMGLERKLLTCLGCRETSNGNSAKTPLALPLPKAPSESWLKRTLPAVSSRNLPTWSNVATNTHARTQTSKTALADPKWEIIVKSSNVHHGQLRLAEEPLPPIPEA, encoded by the exons ATGCCTTTCACTAAAAATTTCATTGGACGCGCTTCTTCTTTgattgaaaaatcctttatttATTTAG AAACCAATTATATGATTCTAAAAACTCTAATGGAAGAAAAGCAGTTAGATTTTAATCAGCCACTTTTATCAGTAAGACGATTCTCATCAACAGTGGTGGCATCTGAAAGCGACAGTCAAAGGAAAACCAATAAGTCATCCGCACCCAAACTACCTCCTCTTCCTGTATATAAATCTGAGTTAAAATCAGGTCCTGTGAGTAATCCCGGAACCGTTCCCTTTGTGTGGGAGAAGAGTCCTGGGAGGCCAAAGGAAGAAGGTAAATCGGAAACTCTGCTTCTCGAACGACATGTCATTACTCCAAAGCTTCCACCTGGGAGGGCCTCAAAGGTTGAACAGAAAGATTCTGATAAAGTTCCTAAAGCTACATTAGTTACTCAGTCCGGGATAGGAAGCAATATTTCCAGCTCTCAGAGTTGCTCTTCTTCGGACAATAAGGTGACGACGAAACATGAAAGCATAAAAGAGATAATTCAGGAAAAGACAAGTTCTGGTTCGGATGATGGGGACGAGACATATCAAGATGCTCTTGATACACTTTCTAGAACAGAATCATTCTTCATGACTTGTAGTGTCAGTGGTTTGAGTGCATGGGACGAGCAAGAGGTCCAACTGTCCACGAGTTTCTCAGCTAATCAACAGGCTCGTGATTTCATGATCGGGAGGTTCTTGCCTGCAGCGAAGGCAATGGCTTCTGAAACATCTCAAGTTCAATACACCTCTAAGAAACCTCTTGTTATGAAAGAACAGCCAAGACTGGTAAAGAAAGTAGTAAATGGAGAAAAGCCTCGTCCCCTTAACCCCAAATGGCAAAATGTCATGCCACATTATGCCCAAAATATTGGTAGGGAAGAAAGCGAATATGAAAGCGATGATAATGACATTGCTGAGAACTTTGCACCCAAAGTTTGCGGGCTATTTCCTCGTTTCTGCCTTTTGAATCCAATGCCAGGATTAAGAATGGAGGATAGGATTCTGAATTCTCCAGTCCATCGAATGCATGGTGCATCTCAGAGAACAACCGCAAAACAG CATACTGGAACTGCTAATTATGGAAAAAGTTTAGCAGGTACTCAGTCTGGCTTCACAAAAGAGAAAGATTCTGCAGGTATTCCTGAAAAATCTAATAATGTTATTGATCCACATCGAAGAGGTTGCAGCGATTTTTCATCTGCTGAGAGAACTCGATTCGAATCTATCTGTGAAAGCCCTGTTGTTGAGAAAACTCTATATGTCGATTCTGTACGGAAGGTTAAGTCTTCAACTTCATGTTCTTCTGAAATTAAGGGTCAAATAAATCAAGTCAATCAACGAAGGGATAATTTCAAGACTTCAAGAAATGACAGTGTGATTGATAAGAATCCTATTATAAATTATTCACTTGAAGATTGCAAACCAGTGGATATTGCAGATGAGAAGACAAGATTAACTCCTGAAAGTTTAATGTCTCTTGATTCCTCTCGCCTTCTTTGTTCTGATAATTCTAGTAATAATATGAAGGTGGAAATTGAAAACAATTCCAACACCACATACTTGGAAAAGGAAGGGTTGACAAAAACTGGCTACAAAGAAAATAACTTAGATCATGAGTTGGTTGTGACTTCAAGTCAAAAAATCATTGGAAGCAAGCAAACAGAATCACAATCTCGATTTCCTGGCAGTAAGAGAAGTTATAAGGACCAAACTATGAATCCCATGTCACAGAGGAATTTGAAGTTGACTGGCGATTCAGAAGTTGATCCAAAGATCCACGGGGCTACCGAATCTGTCGATCAAGAATGTGCTCAAAGCTCTAGCCAGGATGACAATAATACTTTGGCAAGTGATGGAAAGATGGGCTTAGAAAGAAAATTGCTTACATGTTTAGGATGTAGAGAAACATCAAATGGGAACTCTGCAAAGACTCCTCTTGCCCTTCCTTTGCCAAAAGCTCCTTCAGAATCTTGGTTAAAACGCACTTTACCTGCAGTTTCCTCGAGGAATTTACCCACATGGTCTAATGTTGCCACCAACACTCATGCTCGAACTCAAACTTCCAAGACAGCATTAGCTGATCCTAAGTGGGAAATCATTGTTAAATCTTCT
- the LOC107478030 gene encoding uncharacterized protein LOC107478030 isoform X3 encodes MILKTLMEEKQLDFNQPLLSVRRFSSTVVASESDSQRKTNKSSAPKLPPLPVYKSELKSGPVSNPGTVPFVWEKSPGRPKEEGKSETLLLERHVITPKLPPGRASKVEQKDSDKVPKATLVTQSGIGSNISSSQSCSSSDNKVTTKHESIKEIIQEKTSSGSDDGDETYQDALDTLSRTESFFMTCSVSGLSAWDEQEVQLSTSFSANQQARDFMIGRFLPAAKAMASETSQVQYTSKKPLVMKEQPRLVKKVVNGEKPRPLNPKWQNVMPHYAQNIGREESEYESDDNDIAENFAPKVCGLFPRFCLLNPMPGLRMEDRILNSPVHRMHGASQRTTAKQHTGTANYGKSLAGTQSGFTKEKDSAGIPEKSNNVIDPHRRGCSDFSSAERTRFESICESPVVEKTLYVDSVRKVKSSTSCSSEIKGQINQVNQRRDNFKTSRNDSVIDKNPIINYSLEDCKPVDIADEKTRLTPESLMSLDSSRLLCSDNSSNNMKVEIENNSNTTYLEKEGLTKTGYKENNLDHELVVTSSQKIIGSKQTESQSRFPGSKRSYKDQTMNPMSQRNLKLTGDSEVDPKIHGATESVDQECAQSSSQDDNNTLASDGKMGLERKLLTCLGCRETSNGNSAKTPLALPLPKAPSESWLKRTLPAVSSRNLPTWSNVATNTHARTQTSKTALADPKWEIIVKSSNVHHGQLRLAEEPLPPIPEA; translated from the exons ATGATTCTAAAAACTCTAATGGAAGAAAAGCAGTTAGATTTTAATCAGCCACTTTTATCAGTAAGACGATTCTCATCAACAGTGGTGGCATCTGAAAGCGACAGTCAAAGGAAAACCAATAAGTCATCCGCACCCAAACTACCTCCTCTTCCTGTATATAAATCTGAGTTAAAATCAGGTCCTGTGAGTAATCCCGGAACCGTTCCCTTTGTGTGGGAGAAGAGTCCTGGGAGGCCAAAGGAAGAAGGTAAATCGGAAACTCTGCTTCTCGAACGACATGTCATTACTCCAAAGCTTCCACCTGGGAGGGCCTCAAAGGTTGAACAGAAAGATTCTGATAAAGTTCCTAAAGCTACATTAGTTACTCAGTCCGGGATAGGAAGCAATATTTCCAGCTCTCAGAGTTGCTCTTCTTCGGACAATAAGGTGACGACGAAACATGAAAGCATAAAAGAGATAATTCAGGAAAAGACAAGTTCTGGTTCGGATGATGGGGACGAGACATATCAAGATGCTCTTGATACACTTTCTAGAACAGAATCATTCTTCATGACTTGTAGTGTCAGTGGTTTGAGTGCATGGGACGAGCAAGAGGTCCAACTGTCCACGAGTTTCTCAGCTAATCAACAGGCTCGTGATTTCATGATCGGGAGGTTCTTGCCTGCAGCGAAGGCAATGGCTTCTGAAACATCTCAAGTTCAATACACCTCTAAGAAACCTCTTGTTATGAAAGAACAGCCAAGACTGGTAAAGAAAGTAGTAAATGGAGAAAAGCCTCGTCCCCTTAACCCCAAATGGCAAAATGTCATGCCACATTATGCCCAAAATATTGGTAGGGAAGAAAGCGAATATGAAAGCGATGATAATGACATTGCTGAGAACTTTGCACCCAAAGTTTGCGGGCTATTTCCTCGTTTCTGCCTTTTGAATCCAATGCCAGGATTAAGAATGGAGGATAGGATTCTGAATTCTCCAGTCCATCGAATGCATGGTGCATCTCAGAGAACAACCGCAAAACAG CATACTGGAACTGCTAATTATGGAAAAAGTTTAGCAGGTACTCAGTCTGGCTTCACAAAAGAGAAAGATTCTGCAGGTATTCCTGAAAAATCTAATAATGTTATTGATCCACATCGAAGAGGTTGCAGCGATTTTTCATCTGCTGAGAGAACTCGATTCGAATCTATCTGTGAAAGCCCTGTTGTTGAGAAAACTCTATATGTCGATTCTGTACGGAAGGTTAAGTCTTCAACTTCATGTTCTTCTGAAATTAAGGGTCAAATAAATCAAGTCAATCAACGAAGGGATAATTTCAAGACTTCAAGAAATGACAGTGTGATTGATAAGAATCCTATTATAAATTATTCACTTGAAGATTGCAAACCAGTGGATATTGCAGATGAGAAGACAAGATTAACTCCTGAAAGTTTAATGTCTCTTGATTCCTCTCGCCTTCTTTGTTCTGATAATTCTAGTAATAATATGAAGGTGGAAATTGAAAACAATTCCAACACCACATACTTGGAAAAGGAAGGGTTGACAAAAACTGGCTACAAAGAAAATAACTTAGATCATGAGTTGGTTGTGACTTCAAGTCAAAAAATCATTGGAAGCAAGCAAACAGAATCACAATCTCGATTTCCTGGCAGTAAGAGAAGTTATAAGGACCAAACTATGAATCCCATGTCACAGAGGAATTTGAAGTTGACTGGCGATTCAGAAGTTGATCCAAAGATCCACGGGGCTACCGAATCTGTCGATCAAGAATGTGCTCAAAGCTCTAGCCAGGATGACAATAATACTTTGGCAAGTGATGGAAAGATGGGCTTAGAAAGAAAATTGCTTACATGTTTAGGATGTAGAGAAACATCAAATGGGAACTCTGCAAAGACTCCTCTTGCCCTTCCTTTGCCAAAAGCTCCTTCAGAATCTTGGTTAAAACGCACTTTACCTGCAGTTTCCTCGAGGAATTTACCCACATGGTCTAATGTTGCCACCAACACTCATGCTCGAACTCAAACTTCCAAGACAGCATTAGCTGATCCTAAGTGGGAAATCATTGTTAAATCTTCT
- the LOC107478030 gene encoding uncharacterized protein LOC107478030 isoform X1, translated as MHKEANVMNEKVSSKFANTLGHQLLTSPLLCTAPKLSNNNKQNPARIKGKKFCFAETNYMILKTLMEEKQLDFNQPLLSVRRFSSTVVASESDSQRKTNKSSAPKLPPLPVYKSELKSGPVSNPGTVPFVWEKSPGRPKEEGKSETLLLERHVITPKLPPGRASKVEQKDSDKVPKATLVTQSGIGSNISSSQSCSSSDNKVTTKHESIKEIIQEKTSSGSDDGDETYQDALDTLSRTESFFMTCSVSGLSAWDEQEVQLSTSFSANQQARDFMIGRFLPAAKAMASETSQVQYTSKKPLVMKEQPRLVKKVVNGEKPRPLNPKWQNVMPHYAQNIGREESEYESDDNDIAENFAPKVCGLFPRFCLLNPMPGLRMEDRILNSPVHRMHGASQRTTAKQHTGTANYGKSLAGTQSGFTKEKDSAGIPEKSNNVIDPHRRGCSDFSSAERTRFESICESPVVEKTLYVDSVRKVKSSTSCSSEIKGQINQVNQRRDNFKTSRNDSVIDKNPIINYSLEDCKPVDIADEKTRLTPESLMSLDSSRLLCSDNSSNNMKVEIENNSNTTYLEKEGLTKTGYKENNLDHELVVTSSQKIIGSKQTESQSRFPGSKRSYKDQTMNPMSQRNLKLTGDSEVDPKIHGATESVDQECAQSSSQDDNNTLASDGKMGLERKLLTCLGCRETSNGNSAKTPLALPLPKAPSESWLKRTLPAVSSRNLPTWSNVATNTHARTQTSKTALADPKWEIIVKSSNVHHGQLRLAEEPLPPIPEA; from the exons ttTTGTTTTGCAGAAACCAATTATATGATTCTAAAAACTCTAATGGAAGAAAAGCAGTTAGATTTTAATCAGCCACTTTTATCAGTAAGACGATTCTCATCAACAGTGGTGGCATCTGAAAGCGACAGTCAAAGGAAAACCAATAAGTCATCCGCACCCAAACTACCTCCTCTTCCTGTATATAAATCTGAGTTAAAATCAGGTCCTGTGAGTAATCCCGGAACCGTTCCCTTTGTGTGGGAGAAGAGTCCTGGGAGGCCAAAGGAAGAAGGTAAATCGGAAACTCTGCTTCTCGAACGACATGTCATTACTCCAAAGCTTCCACCTGGGAGGGCCTCAAAGGTTGAACAGAAAGATTCTGATAAAGTTCCTAAAGCTACATTAGTTACTCAGTCCGGGATAGGAAGCAATATTTCCAGCTCTCAGAGTTGCTCTTCTTCGGACAATAAGGTGACGACGAAACATGAAAGCATAAAAGAGATAATTCAGGAAAAGACAAGTTCTGGTTCGGATGATGGGGACGAGACATATCAAGATGCTCTTGATACACTTTCTAGAACAGAATCATTCTTCATGACTTGTAGTGTCAGTGGTTTGAGTGCATGGGACGAGCAAGAGGTCCAACTGTCCACGAGTTTCTCAGCTAATCAACAGGCTCGTGATTTCATGATCGGGAGGTTCTTGCCTGCAGCGAAGGCAATGGCTTCTGAAACATCTCAAGTTCAATACACCTCTAAGAAACCTCTTGTTATGAAAGAACAGCCAAGACTGGTAAAGAAAGTAGTAAATGGAGAAAAGCCTCGTCCCCTTAACCCCAAATGGCAAAATGTCATGCCACATTATGCCCAAAATATTGGTAGGGAAGAAAGCGAATATGAAAGCGATGATAATGACATTGCTGAGAACTTTGCACCCAAAGTTTGCGGGCTATTTCCTCGTTTCTGCCTTTTGAATCCAATGCCAGGATTAAGAATGGAGGATAGGATTCTGAATTCTCCAGTCCATCGAATGCATGGTGCATCTCAGAGAACAACCGCAAAACAG CATACTGGAACTGCTAATTATGGAAAAAGTTTAGCAGGTACTCAGTCTGGCTTCACAAAAGAGAAAGATTCTGCAGGTATTCCTGAAAAATCTAATAATGTTATTGATCCACATCGAAGAGGTTGCAGCGATTTTTCATCTGCTGAGAGAACTCGATTCGAATCTATCTGTGAAAGCCCTGTTGTTGAGAAAACTCTATATGTCGATTCTGTACGGAAGGTTAAGTCTTCAACTTCATGTTCTTCTGAAATTAAGGGTCAAATAAATCAAGTCAATCAACGAAGGGATAATTTCAAGACTTCAAGAAATGACAGTGTGATTGATAAGAATCCTATTATAAATTATTCACTTGAAGATTGCAAACCAGTGGATATTGCAGATGAGAAGACAAGATTAACTCCTGAAAGTTTAATGTCTCTTGATTCCTCTCGCCTTCTTTGTTCTGATAATTCTAGTAATAATATGAAGGTGGAAATTGAAAACAATTCCAACACCACATACTTGGAAAAGGAAGGGTTGACAAAAACTGGCTACAAAGAAAATAACTTAGATCATGAGTTGGTTGTGACTTCAAGTCAAAAAATCATTGGAAGCAAGCAAACAGAATCACAATCTCGATTTCCTGGCAGTAAGAGAAGTTATAAGGACCAAACTATGAATCCCATGTCACAGAGGAATTTGAAGTTGACTGGCGATTCAGAAGTTGATCCAAAGATCCACGGGGCTACCGAATCTGTCGATCAAGAATGTGCTCAAAGCTCTAGCCAGGATGACAATAATACTTTGGCAAGTGATGGAAAGATGGGCTTAGAAAGAAAATTGCTTACATGTTTAGGATGTAGAGAAACATCAAATGGGAACTCTGCAAAGACTCCTCTTGCCCTTCCTTTGCCAAAAGCTCCTTCAGAATCTTGGTTAAAACGCACTTTACCTGCAGTTTCCTCGAGGAATTTACCCACATGGTCTAATGTTGCCACCAACACTCATGCTCGAACTCAAACTTCCAAGACAGCATTAGCTGATCCTAAGTGGGAAATCATTGTTAAATCTTCT